The genomic segment TGCTTAGGGCGTACACGATGTCAATCTGATTTATAGATGCGATAGCCTTCCGTCCTGCTTCCTGTGTGGCTTTGCAGGCATGAAATGAATAGTAAAGATATGGACTTATGGTGCGCTCTCGATGTTCATGACTCCACTAACAAATAGCTTTGAATACTAAATGTCAGGATATGTGTAGACCTTCATTAAGGAAGTTTCTGGTGCCTTGACAGGTCAAGATGGGAGACGGTATATGTAACTCAATTCCGACAGGAATAATAAAGAATGAAAGTGTCTATGCGTGCCACATACGGAATTATGGTAGCCGTTGATCTTGCCACATATGCAAAAGAAGCCCCAATTCAAGCGCGGGCTATCGCGAGGCGTCATGGGATTCCAGCTCGTTTTCTCGAACAGATTCTCCATGCGATGAAGAAGGCCGGGTTAGTCGAAAGCCAACGGGGTGCTCAAGGAGGCTATCTCCTCACGCATGAACCAGCAGCGATGTCGATCGCCGATATTTTCGAGGCATTGGAAGGGCCGGTCTTTCATCGGTCTTTTGTCGGTCAGCGAACACGTGATCGTCAAGCGACCAAGCCTGAACTGCTGCTCGGTGACGTCTGGGAGCAGGTTCAGCAGGCAGAGCGAAAAGTTCTCGAAAACGTGACGGTCGAACATTTGGCAATGCGGTTACGAACGATCGATGCCCAGCGCAGTCCGATGTACCACATCTGACTTAGGAGGCTCCTCTCCAGAGGAGATATAGGAGAGCGGTATTATGAACCACATTGAAGCCCTCACGAGCCCTCACATTGTCACGAGTCCGATTCCTCCCGCCATCCTAGAGGAAATAGAAACCTTTGAGGCCGAAGCGCTGCGAACAGTGGCTGGGGAGATTTCTTCTGATCTCTTCAGACCTTTCCGCCTGCAGTATGGCATTTATGGGCAGCGCCAATCTGGTGTGCAGATGGTGCGGATCAAGATTCCGTTCGGTGGGTTCAATGCGAATCAGCTGCGACGTGTGGCGGAGCTCACCGACCGCTATGCGACCGGGGTGGGTCATGTCACGACGAGACAGGATATCCAGCTGCACTTCGTGGAATTGAAGGATGTGCCAACCCTCATGCGTGGATTGGCCGAAGTTGGGCTCACCACCAGAGAGGCCTGCGCGAATACCGTGCGGAATGTGACGGCGTGTCACCTCGCCGGCGTGTGCCAAGGCGAAGTCTTCGATGTGACGCCTTATGCGAAGACCGTCGCGTATCACCTATTACGGAACCCCTTGAACCAAAGTCTGCCGCGGAAGTTCAAAATTGCGTTTTCTGGCTGCAAACATGATTGTGCGCTGACCCCGATTCACGATATCGGCCTACTGGCCGTCAAGCGAGCTGACGGAGTCGTCGGTTTTCGAATGGTGGCAGGTGGCGGCTTGGGCTCTGCTCCACGGATTGCCCAACTGCTCCGTGAGTTCACACCGATGGAGGAACTGATTCCCAGTATCGAAGCCGTGATTAAAGTCTTCGATACCCTCGGCAATCGAAAAAATAGAAACAAGGCCCGGATGAAGTTCGTGATCGACAAGCTGGGTTTTGAGGAATTCAAACGGCGATGGGAAGCCGCCTATGTCGGCATGGGACACACGCTTCCCAAGAACGGACCGTTGACCCTGCTTCAGTATCAGGATGAGCCCCCTCCGCTCCTCATGCCCACGAAAAATGGTCTGGTATATGGAAACGGGAACGGTCATGGCAATGGGGCCAGCACAATCGGTCATGAGACGCCGTTTGAGATGTGGAAACGGACCAATGTTGTGAAACAGAAGCAGGAGGGCTACGTCACAGCCGCCATCAAGCTGTTCATGGGGGATCTTACGGCTGAACAGATGCTCTTCGTTGCTGATCTGGCCGAGCGTTATTCAAACGGAAATCTCCGTACCACCATCAATCAAAATATGGTGATTCGGTGGATTCCTGGCGATCGGATTGCCGATCTGTACGAGGATTTGGCATCTCGCGGGTTGGCGGATCCCGGCGCTGAACTGGTCGAAGACATTATTGCGTGCCCCGGCACTGACACCTGCGGGCTCGGGATTACGTCGTCCAAGGGACTTGCGAGGGCGTTGGCTGAAGTGTTTTCACCCGGTCGTGTGCCGGAAGATCTGGCAGGCGTCGATATCAAAATCAGCGGCTGCCATAACTCCTGCGCGCAGCACCACATTTCCACGATCGGGTTGCATGGGGTTGGAAAACGCCTTGGCGAGCATGTCGCGCCGCACTATGAATTGCATCTCGGTGGTTCGGTGAACGGCACGGCCAAGATCGGGCAGATGACCGTGAAGCTGCCGGCGAAATCCGTCCCTGCAGCGATCTCTCATTTGATCGACGTGTACCGGCGTGATCGCCAACCAGATGAGAATTTACCGAAGTTCATTACCCGTATGGGTAAGAGTAAGTTGAAGGATGAGCTGATTCCGTACACGATCGTTCCCTCCTTCAAGGAGGATTCCACCTTCTACTATGATTGGGAGGGGGAGGACGAATTTATCCTTGAAGATCTTGGCCCCGGAGAATGTGCCGGCGGCGCGCTGGAGATGATCGAGAATGGTATTCTGGAGGCCGATCAAGAACTGTATCAAGCTAAGTTGCTGGTCGAGAACCATCAATATTCCGTGTCGGTGAACAAATCCTATCGCGCGGTGTTGGCCGCGGCGAAGGCGATGTTGGTGACCGAAGGGCTTGAGCCGTCGACCGACTCGGAAACGTTCATTGAATTTGACAGCCGGATTGCGCAGAAAGGGGTCATCCCTGCGCAATATCGAGAGCTCAATAAGAAGGTCGGCGATCTCGGCCCAAAGGAGACGACCGCCGAGTCGGCGCGTGAAAAGATGGTGTTTGCGAAGGGCTTCGTTGAGGCCTGCCGAGCTGCAACAGAACAGATGGGGAAAGATTTGAAGCTTGCTCCGGTCCAAGAGGCGGCCGCTCCAGTGAGGGATATTGCAGCGCAGGTCACGCCGGTCGTCACCGAGGTGAAACCTTTGGCTCCGGCTCCGA from the Nitrospira sp. genome contains:
- a CDS encoding Rrf2 family transcriptional regulator; amino-acid sequence: MKVSMRATYGIMVAVDLATYAKEAPIQARAIARRHGIPARFLEQILHAMKKAGLVESQRGAQGGYLLTHEPAAMSIADIFEALEGPVFHRSFVGQRTRDRQATKPELLLGDVWEQVQQAERKVLENVTVEHLAMRLRTIDAQRSPMYHI
- a CDS encoding HEPN domain-containing protein — protein: MNHIEALTSPHIVTSPIPPAILEEIETFEAEALRTVAGEISSDLFRPFRLQYGIYGQRQSGVQMVRIKIPFGGFNANQLRRVAELTDRYATGVGHVTTRQDIQLHFVELKDVPTLMRGLAEVGLTTREACANTVRNVTACHLAGVCQGEVFDVTPYAKTVAYHLLRNPLNQSLPRKFKIAFSGCKHDCALTPIHDIGLLAVKRADGVVGFRMVAGGGLGSAPRIAQLLREFTPMEELIPSIEAVIKVFDTLGNRKNRNKARMKFVIDKLGFEEFKRRWEAAYVGMGHTLPKNGPLTLLQYQDEPPPLLMPTKNGLVYGNGNGHGNGASTIGHETPFEMWKRTNVVKQKQEGYVTAAIKLFMGDLTAEQMLFVADLAERYSNGNLRTTINQNMVIRWIPGDRIADLYEDLASRGLADPGAELVEDIIACPGTDTCGLGITSSKGLARALAEVFSPGRVPEDLAGVDIKISGCHNSCAQHHISTIGLHGVGKRLGEHVAPHYELHLGGSVNGTAKIGQMTVKLPAKSVPAAISHLIDVYRRDRQPDENLPKFITRMGKSKLKDELIPYTIVPSFKEDSTFYYDWEGEDEFILEDLGPGECAGGALEMIENGILEADQELYQAKLLVENHQYSVSVNKSYRAVLAAAKAMLVTEGLEPSTDSETFIEFDSRIAQKGVIPAQYRELNKKVGDLGPKETTAESAREKMVFAKGFVEACRAATEQMGKDLKLAPVQEAAAPVRDIAAQVTPVVTEVKPLAPAPTGARVYDLRGVACPMNYVKTKLKLEMMDAGEKLEVWLDAGEPIKNVPMSLKNDGHKVLIQEALEPEASHYRILVEKVEG